The following coding sequences are from one Capsicum annuum cultivar UCD-10X-F1 chromosome 3, UCD10Xv1.1, whole genome shotgun sequence window:
- the LOC107864964 gene encoding putative F-box/kelch-repeat protein At1g20790 produces MTMLDDLVVKIISYLPLKFVIQCKVLNKDFYARISGPKFLQTLSQRQKISTLISSLNRSVSETIHKISLNSVPASHYFETTTLPVRINILAISKGLVLIDFNESKNFCILNPITGAHHLIRYPDRASYCRLSVPGFIVDYPTSDHYMLVIASGICEPFERDGYNFSVLSSELSGVWREIPLRMNIHEPFHLHVTKPVYVNDSFHWLRWKGGVLAFHTKKEKAIIIDLPELTIMDYDNPFSREWLGVTHGLLTLVCTYEKFLVIATYDYGSNEWSVSHSITIDFIMGLDYYNYCFPVWIDDSERVFFLVEYPWAHDHDSKINNYKITADLKNCLGIFKYDFYAFAPTLASVHTRLSHVVHRKHLSSITATLDELKRFIRES; encoded by the coding sequence ATGACTATGCTTGATGATTTAGTTGTGAAAATCATCTCATACTTGCCTTTGAAGTTTGTAATTCAATGTAAAGTTCTAAACAAGGATTTTTATGCTAGAATTTCTGGACCTAAATTTCTTCAAACTTTGTCCCAACGTCAAAAGATCTCTACACTAATCAGTTCACTAAATAGATCAGTGTCTGAAACTATCCATAAAATCTCCCTAAATAGTGTACCAGCCAGTCATTATTTTGAGACGACAACTTTACCCGTTAGGATTAACATTTTAGCTATATCCAAGGGTCTAGTTCTCATCGACTTTAATGAATCTAAGAACTTCTGTATTCTCAATCCTATAACTGGTGCACACCACTTGATTCGATACCCAGATAGAGCAAGTTATTGTAGACTAAGTGTTCCAGGCTTCATTGTTGATTACCCAACTTCAGATCATTATATGTTGGTAATAGCCAGTGGGATTTGTGAACCGTTTGAAAGAGACGGGTACAATTTTAGTGTATTGTCATCGGAGCTATCTGGTGTGTGGCGCGAAATCCCGTTGAGAATGAATATACATGAACCATTTCATTTGCACGTTACTAAACCTGTTTACGTCAATGATTCCTTTCATTGGCTCAGATGGAAAGGTGGTGTTCTTGCTTTTCATACAAAGAAAGAAAAGGCTATAATAATTGATCTTCCTGAGCTCACGATCATGGATTATGATAATCCCTTTAGCAGAGAATGGTTAGGGGTAACCCACGGTTTACTTACCCTTGTTTGCACCTATGAGAAGTTCCTAGTCATTGCTACATATGATTATGGAAGCAACGAATGGAGTGTTTCCCATAGTATTACGATCGACTTTATTATGGGCTTGGACTACTACAATTATTGTTTTCCAGTTTGGATCGACGACAGCGAACGGGTATTTTTCTTAGTAGAATATCCCTGGGCACATGATCATGATTCTAAGATCAACAACTATAAAATTACTGCAGATTTGAAGAATTGCCTTGGTATATTTAAGTATGACTTTTATGCCTTTGCACCAACATTAGCCAGTGTTCATACGAGGCTCTCACATGTTGTCCACCGTAAGCATCTATCATCTATCACTGCAACCTTAGATGAGCTCAAAAGATTTATTAGAGAGAGTTAG